Proteins from a genomic interval of Nematostella vectensis chromosome 5, jaNemVect1.1, whole genome shotgun sequence:
- the LOC5517836 gene encoding gastrin/cholecystokinin type B receptor, with the protein MNTTFLNASSFVDNSTRSSQESLSSRGGKVFAYVFILAIALAGNFFIILAMKREHRRLRALTYLLITSIAVSDLLMAAWSIPERITRIIVNDRWLVSGITGLLLCKAVNYIEKVSITVSALHILALAFHRFIIIYCSKKPHRRSQARKAGFISIALMWLFSIVYWSPILYYGGLLKDGPNVFCKTRSFYPNWKVIYLVFLTLLLVILVLVLILYGAIALRLCRSRPQEERQDEGCNLQREGNLQRPDGCDSREGCLQPMDGCLQPRTAYLQHQDEYDQRREGYLHPRDGGDQPREGLNPEDPYAHVSSSTRRRTATMVAVMVTAYYGCYLTYWSGWILCSFRRVFCDDAFTFISIFLSYASVAVNPLICLIFSRRYRSALSKMLKDRSKHVARP; encoded by the coding sequence ATGAATACGACTTTTTTAAACGCGTCAAGTTTTGTGGATAACTCAACGCGTTCCTCACAGGAGTCGCTGTCCTCGCGTGGAGGCAAAGTCTTCGCTTACGTTTTTATTCTTGCAATCGCTCTGGCgggaaatttttttattatcctcGCGATGAAGCGGGAGCACCGGCGGCTGCGCGCGCTCACGTACCTGCTCATCACAAGCATCGCGGTCTCAGATCTCCTGATGGCGGCGTGGAGTATCCCAGAACGCATCACGCGTATTATTGTGAATGACCGCTGGCTGGTGTCCGGTATCACGGGCTTGCTGTTGTGCAAGGCGGTGAATTACATCGAGAAAGTATCGATAACCGTTTCGGCACTGCATATACTTGCGCTAGCATTTCACCGGTTTATTATAATATACTGTAGCAAAAAGCCACATCGTCGATCCCAAGCGAGAAAAGCAGGGTTTATCTCGATCGCTCTTATGTGGCTGTTCTCTATCGTCTACTGGTCGCCCATCTTGTACTATGGAGGGCTCTTAAAAGACGGCCCAAATGTCTTCTGCAAGACACGCTCGTTCTACCCCAACTGGAAAGTCATCTATCTTGTTTTTCTAACGCTACTCTTAGTGATCTTAGTCCTTGTCCTGATTCTTTACGGGGCAATAGCCCTGCGACTTTGTAGAAGCAGACCACAGGAAGAACGACAGGATGAGGGGTGCAATCTCCAGAGGGAGGGAAACCTACAGCGACCGGACGGGTGCGATTCTCGGGAGGGTTGTCTTCAGCCTATGGATGGATGTCTTCAGCCACGGACGGCTTACCTCCAGCATCAGGATGAGTACGATCAACGGCGGGAGGGTTACCTCCACCCACGGGACGGGGGCGATCAGCCTCGGGAGGGGCTCAACCCGGAGGACCCCTATGCGCACGTGTCCTCAAGCACCCGTCGCCGCACTGCGACCATGGTGGCGGTGATGGTGACCGCGTACTACGGCTGCTACTTGACCTACTGGAGTGGCTGGATCCTGTGTTCGTTCAGGAGAGTGTTCTGTGACGATGCGTTCACCTTCATCTCCATCTTCTTGTCGTACGCCAGTGTCGCCGTCAATCCGCTCATCTGTCTTATATTCAGTCGAAGGTACCGCTCCGCGCTCTCGAAGATGCTCAAAGACAGATCCAAGCACGTGGCGCGACCATGA